From the genome of Porphyromonadaceae bacterium W3.11:
AAGAGCTTTGTATAACCCGATGCCATAGCTGCCAATTCGGCCGGTCTAAAGTTGGGGTCATTGAGCATCTTTTTGAAGGAGGTGACATAAATCTCGGAGATATCTCCTACCATGAGGATGGTCTCCTTCACTTTGTAAGCATCGCCTATAAGATTATTCACCTTCTTGAGCGCATCGTAATACTGCTTACTCTCGTTATAGAGTTTCTCCACTTCCTTAAAGTTGTCCAAGGTGTTCTTGACCGTCTTACTTGCAGTCGTTATCTCCTTAATCGTATTGGCGATATTGCCAGCAAAGTTGGTTGGATCTGTAACAACCCATTGAGCTTCTGCTCTAATCCCAAGGAATGCGAGTGCACACATTAGTATCAATAACTTCTGTTTCATTGCTTAAATCATAATTTTGTTAGTTCTTCTCTCTTTTCTCTTGTGCCAGCTGACGGATAGCTACCTCAATGTCACCACCCAATTGCTCTGCTCGTTTCATTACCTCAACCTTCTCCAACTCCTCAGTTGTATAAGTGAGGTACTCCTCCATGGAGACCTCTGTCGCATAGACTGCTGATTGTACACCACCAAGACCAATCCAAACCTCTTTATATAGTCGGTTGGGGTCGTTGTTCATATTGATGGAGAGAATCTGTCCTTTCTCTTTCTCCGAAAGCCCAAGCATCTCTTGAATACCATCAAACTTGGTCATGTACTTACGCTGGTCAAGGAGTATCTTGCAGTCGGAGTTGTTGATGATACTCTCTTTGACGATGGGAGATTGAATGATGTCATCCACCTCCTGTGTTACCACAATGGCTTCTCCATAGAACTTTCGTACGGTCTTGTAGAGGTACTTGATGTAGTCTGCCATGCTAGCACTGGCTATCGCTTTCCAAGCCTCCTCTATGAGAATCATCTTGCGGATGCCCTTCAGTCGCCTCATCTTATTGATGAATGCCTCCATGATGATGATGGTTACCACAGGGAAGAGGTCTTTATTGTCCTTCACGGCATCAATTTCAAAGACGATAAATCGCTTGGAGAGCAAATCAATGTTCTTATCCGAATTGAGCAGGAAGTCGTATCGACCTCCTTTATAGTACTGCTTTAGCGTGATCAATAGGTTATCCACATTAAAGTCTTCACGGGTCACTTTGATGTCTCTTTGATTCAACTCCTCTCGATAGCTGTCTCGTAGGAACTCGTAAAAGCCATTGAAGCATGGGGTATGATTATGAGACACCTTGATGAACTCGATGTAGGCATTGACAGCTGAACCCAGTTCGCCAGCCTCTGTCTTGGTAATCCGTTCATCGGAGCTCTTCCATAGGGTCAGCAATAAGGTGCTAATACTCTCACGCTTTTCTACATCGAAGACGTTGTCATCTGTGTAGAAGGGATTGAAAGAGATAGGATGTTCATCAGTATAGGTGAAATAAATCCCATCCTTGCCTTTGGTCTTCTGGTGTATCAATGTGCATAGCCCTTGATAAGAGTTGCCCGTATCTACTAAGAGCACATGAGCCCCTTGCTCGTAGTACTGTCGTACCATATGATTGGTAAAAAATGATTTCCCGCTTCCAGATGGTCCGAGGATGAACTTATTGCGGTTGGTGGTAATCCCTTTCTTCATCGGGAGATCTGAGATATCTAAGTGGATGGGCTTACCCGACAAACGGTCGGCCATCTTTATCCCAAAGGGAGATAGAGAGTCTTTGTAATTGGTCTCTGCAGTGAAGAAGCAGAGAGCAGGCTCTATGAAGGTATAGAAACTTTCCTCGCTTGGGAAGTCTGCACTATTACCGGGCATACCTGCCCAGTAGAGGGTGGCGGTGTCTATGGTATTGTGTCGTGGCTTGCACTCCATAAGAGCGAGGGCAGAGCCAACATCATTTTTGATATGACGAAGCTCCTCGGGGTCATCACTCCAAGCCAACACATTGAAGTGGGCTCGTATGGAGGTGAGACCTTGGGAGTGAGCCACATTGAGGTACTCTTGTATCCACTCCTCATTGATTTGGTTACTACGACTATAACGCCCAAGGGAGTGCATGTTGCGAGCCGACTTCTCAAACCTCTGTAGGTTCTCATCACTGTCCTCTATAAAGAGGTATTGGTTGTAGATATGGTTGCAGGAGAGCAATAGTCCGACAGGAGCGGCAAAGCTCAATCGGCAGTCACTCCTATCTGTGGAGAGCCGTTCGTATCGGCTATCGGTACTCACGGAGGTGGGGAGGTCATCGGTGTCTGAGAGGGTATGGAGACAAAGGATATTGTCCCCAACCCGTACCTGATCTGCGCCTAATCGGATGTCTTGAAGGGATGGGTTGCTATCACCATTCAAAGAGAAATAGCAATCCAATAGCCCGTAGTGATGCTCGCTACCGACTATTTCCTCTTCAGTAAGCCGAGTCAGCTTGATTTGTTCGCTATCATTAATGATTCGTTCAAACTGGTCTACTGCCTCCAAGAACTTGGTGACCTCCTCTTTGTCACTAATCTCTTTCGGCAGGATATGCCCCCGACAAAGAGTAGAAAAGTTGCTCTGTCGTTGCATCCGTTGTCTATTGGTCTTGGTGAGGAAGAGGTAGCTGCTATGATTGAGGAAAGGGCGTTCATTGAAATGCCTTTCTGAAGCTCGGGAGAGGAAGGTCAGGTACTCCCCTCCCTGCCTATTGGTCAATTCCTGCTGGTAGTTCTCCTTGATGAACCAATCCTGCTTATGCACAATGGTGTAATTGGGCAAAACTTTGATGGCTTTATGCCAAGCAGAGTGCATCGACTCATACTCTACAGAGGTGATGGTGAAGAGCTCGGGGAGCGCTACTCGAAAGGCGACTGTAATGTCTGCATCCTTAGAGACAATACAGCCATGCTCTACCGAGAGGAGCGGAAATTTACTCTCTAAGGTGCTTATTTTGCTACTATTTCTCATCGGTGCAATTGTATCAACTTGAGGTTACGGAAAAGGTAGGCAACGGAGCGTCTATTGATGAGGTAGCGGGGGTGGCTCTTAATAGCACTTCGCTTCATTAATCCATACTGTCCATACTTACGGTTCATGGCAAACGTTTGCCACACTACGATGGTGGCACCCACTAAGCCTATGCCCAGACAGACCATCTGATTGACCCCAATCAAGTAGAGGATCACAACAACGATGAAAGTACCAAGCAATCCTCCTGCAAAGAGGAAGAGATATTGTGCCTTCAAACCTTTGAATTCAACATTCCGTCCTACACCCTTATTGATTTCCCACTCAGCCATACTACAGTTAAAGGAAGAAGCTCCTAAGGATAGTTGCAGCTACAATCAGAAAGATACAGGCTCCGAACCAAGAGGCGGCGGTCTTGCTGGTGTCGGGATCTCCACTGGAAAACTTATTGTACACCTTAACGCCACCTATCAGACCCACTACTGCCCCAATAGCGTAGATAAGCTTTGTAGCTGGATCAAAGTAGGAGGTAACCATCTTTGTCGCTTCATTAATACCAGCCATTCCATTTCCTTGGGCATATGCTCCTATAGTAGTCCCTGCTATGAGGAGTAATGCCAGCATTAATTTCTTTCTCTTCATACTTCTAATTCTATTCGTTATCTATTTGTCAATTACGCTTTCTGTTAGAGATAATAGGAGAGAGGTTTCTTTTCCTCATCTTTTGAGGTCTTAGAGGTAGAGGAATCGGGAATTTGATTAATGATAGAAGAGTTTTTTGATTCTGTTTCTTGACCCTGTTCCTCTACTTCTCTAATGACCTTAAGTATTCCTTTACTCTCCTTGTCGATGTGTATCCAATTCTTTTTATACTGCTCCAAAAAGTCTGTGCCTTGAAGCTCTATGATGGTCTCTCGGACTGATTCAACTTCTTCTTCATCTAACGCCTCTTTCTGAGTAGTCTTCTGGAGAAGAGCCAACTCCTTTACCAATACGCCACCTGAGTGAAGAGGCTCTTTCACTATAGGCTCTTCAAAGATGAGGAGTGCTTCTCTTTCGTTTTGCTCCTCATCCACCTCCTCCTCCATATCATCGGTGTAGTCAATCTGAAGTTCATAGTCTTCTTCGATGACCTCGTCTGAATTGCCTGATTGCTCGGGCGATTCAGGGACAAAGGTATCTACGTTTTCAACCGATTTTTCAGATAGGGAGGTAGCAGGAACTATCGGGAAATCATTGGAAGGAGATGGAGAAATGTATGGTCGACTCTTCCCTACCAATGAGAGGGGAACTTCTTCATTCTTAATGGCATTTGCAGCTTCTATTTCCTCGTTTGCTCTGTTCTTTGATAGGTTATCAAGCTCTTTCAAACGATGAATATCATGAACTTTAGAGGGATATATCGTTATCAGCTGTGTTACCAATTTAACAATCAAATAGAGTATCGCCACACTCATCCAGACAATGGACATGATAAGTAAGATGTTGAGTATCGTGGTTGTATTCATTCTGGAATCGTCTCTTTACGTCTCCGCTTAGCGGTGACTTGGTTTATCAAATCTCTATACTCACGGATATGGTCTCTTAGGATATTCTCAATGTAGGCTGTAAGGGTCGTTTTACAGCCCAAGTCTTGAAGAATTATTCTCATCAAATCCGTTGTTTCCTTATTGACCGTGAATTGTGTTCGCTTCTCAAACACATTCAATGCGAGAAACCTTTTCTGATACTCGGAAAAGTCTGCTTTTCTTTGTGTAACACTTCTCTTCAATTGAGGGGGCTTCTTTGTTTTCTCTTGAACTATAGTTTCTACTTCATCCTCCACTTCCTCTGATATCCCAGTAGGAATCATGGAATCCTCTATTTCTTCCTCAATGCTCAATGAAGAATGTACTGAGTCTTGTTGCTCATCTTGATATTTAAAAAACACTTCATTAGGTGGGTCAAAAAATGGGCTCTTATCAATCGTGTGAGGACTACTACCCATCTCTCCCATTTCCTTCAATTTCCTTTCCAATAGAGCATCTCTTTCTTCTTTGATTGTTCCCATAAACTATTCTGCACTCTTGGTGACTAATCCTATTCGTTGTAATAATTCAGGCACCCACTCATCGAGACCTGTACCAATACGCAGCTTGGGTTGAGGGGGAAGGTAAGAGCATCGAAAAACCTCTTTGACACCTGCCTGACCAAGCTCTCGACTGAATTTTACTGAACTATATAGCTGAGCATCAAAGAGAGACAATCCTATTTCTTTGACGTACTTTGTATATTCATCTATGATTAAGCTCCTAGCTCTACGATCCACCTTATTCCAGACGAGAATGATATCTTGAATGCGTACACTCGAAGTAGACACGCCAATGTCTCTAATCGTCTTGGCATAAGCGAGGGAAGAAGTCAATGATTGAACATCTGCTTCGATGGGACAGATGATAAAATCCATCTGAATGGAGAGTTCTAATAGCTCTTTGGTGCTGGAATGCCCAGGGAAGTCAAAGATGACCATGTCAGGAAGTGATGAGCCCATTCCGTTAAGGGTGCTATTCACTAACCTCAAAGCATCCTTGGGTTCTGCTGCGATAATTCGATACGATGGTCTCTGAAATCTTTCAAAGTGTGCATGAATGCTTTCGGCGATCTGGGGGTCTTCTTCAATGAGGGCACGGTCTCTATCTCTCAATTTCTTAAACGATGTCTGAGTGCCATCACAATCAACCACAATAAGGTCAATACCCTTTTCGTAGTAAAGTATTGCGGCGAGTACTTCTGCTAATGTACTCTTGCCTACCCCTCCTTTTTGAGAGGCAAAACCAAGATAAATTGGTTTGTAGTACTTGTTCTCTTTCTCCATAACTCCATGAATTCTATAAATGTTACGACTTACTTTGCATGTCTTGATTCTTATATACTCTAACTCGAGTTCTCGAGTTCTCGATTACTTAATTAAGTGCTTAAATAGTTAATCAATAGGCTAATTAGTTAATCACTTAGTTATTCAGCATATTAGTCAATGGGGCAATCAAGTTGGTAACAACCCCATGGGCTAATTGATGAAGTTCGTTATTGGTCAATCTATTCATCGGTTATTTAACCACTTAATTATTCCATCAAATCATTACTTGATGACTTAATTACACCACAAATTAAGCGACTAATTAAGTAGCTATTTACTACTCGGGAGCTATAGGGAAGTAGCGAGAAAACTCGTGAAAGTAGTTAATATTGAATGGATTATTTATCCCTTGTACCTTTGTCACTACAAGGATTTGAGACCTATTGGAGGGAGCTGGAGCCCCCGAAGAGATTGCCCGCAAGGCAGACTCTTCATACCCCTATCATCTTGATATTGGCAAGGTGTGTTTTTGTCCGACAAACTCCCGTTTCGCCGACAAAAAACCTTGCCCCACAGGGGAGAGAAATCACTCCAAAGTCGTGATTAGAAGAGATAAGAGATATGGAAAAGAAAAATGTAAGATGGGATCGCTGGGATACTCGTATCCTTGACCCAAAAGAGCAGCTAAAATTGATAGATATGTATCGTCGTTCGGGAGCTAAAACGAAGTCTGATTTCGTTAGGGCAAGACTCTTTGGTGAGGAGTTTAAGGTGGTCACAGTAGATAAATCTGCCGTGGATTATTATCGTAAACTCTCCGAATTAACCTCTCAAATTCACAAGATTGGTGTGCTATATAATCAGGCTGTTCGGGCAATTAATAGCTACCATTCAGTCAAGACTGCCCAGATATTACTCGAAAAATTGGTGGAGCTATCGGGGCAGATTATTGCTTTGCAAGAGCAGACAGTAGAACTCACCATTGACTATCGGAAGAAGAGATGATTGCGAAGATTTCTGCAACAGCCAATCTCGGGGGTACACTTGGCTACAACTTTAGGAAAGTGGAGCAGATGGAGGCTACTGTACTATTGGCAAATGGACTCTATCAGCAGAGTGGTCAGCCCTACACGATGGAGCAGGTTTTGGAGGATATGCAGTTGGCTATTCCAGATAGGTGCAGAACGAAGAAGGTGGTCTTTCACTGTTCGCTCAATCCACACCCTGATGAGCATCTGGACGATGATACTTTGAGGGCGATTGCCCAGGAGTATATGGAGGAGCTGGGGTATGGGGAGCAACCTTATATCGTCTTCAAGCACTCGGACATCGCTCGAGAGCATATCCACATCGTTTCACTTCGAGTGGATAGCGGGGGACAAAAGGTAAACGACAGATTTGAAAAGTGGCGAAGTAAGCGGATTACTACTGCCTTAGAAGAGAAGTATAGTCTGATATCGAGCTCTAAGAAGTCAGTAAAAGAGGAGAAACCTGCATTGCCTATGGCGGTGGATATAAATCAAGGGGATATCAAGCAACAGATAGAGGGTGTGATGCAGTTTGTACTGAAGCATTACACTTTTCAATCGCTTGGTGAACTCAATGCAGCACTTGCCCCATATCAACTGAGTGCTGAAGAGGTAAAGCGGGAGTATCGAGGCAAACAGTATGATGGCGTGGTTTATGCTCCAACAGATAGCAAGGGTAATAAAGTAGGAACACCAATACATGCTTCAGAGATTGGGAGAGGTGTGGGGTATGATGCTCTAGAGAGGCGAATGGAGCAGTCTAAGTCTTTAATTGCTACACACCTTGGAACTGTGCGTGGTCGTCTCTTGGAGGTGATGCGCTCATCTCCTCAGACGATAGAGGAGCTTCAGAAAGGATTAAAGCAGGTCGGTTTGCGAGCTTTTATCCGAAAAAATGAGGGCGGACGGCTCTATGGCATCACCTGTATAGACGACAAGGAGGGTATTGTAGTCAATGGCTCACGCTTAGGAAAAGGCTACTCTGCTAATGTCTTTAATACTTACTTTGCTAATCCAGCTCTCAATCCTTTTCTCAATGAGACTCTATACCGCATTCCTTTAGCCCCTAACCCTCCTATGGAGGACTTAATCAATGAAAATCCCCCTTTAGGGGGCTGGGAGGAGAGTGATGTAATAGGAGAACTAATTGATGAGCTACCAGTAAATAGAGGTAACGATGATTGGAAGGAGGCAGCTTGGCAACGCAAACTCCGCCGTCAGAATCGTCCTCGCTTAAAGGGTAAGAGAAGATAATGGTTTGTGCGTGCCTTGACATTGCAGAGCAGGTGCAGTGCAAGGCGATAAGAGTGAGGCTGAAGGGAGCATACAAAGGTATGTGACCAAAGTCAAATCTCGCAAGCAACGCAGTAATGTACCTGCTATACGATGTCAAGATATGGGACAAGAAGATGATTTGAGAGGCTTAGGCAAAGTGATGGACTTTATGAGGGGGATTTCTATTCTCTTCGTCATCATCAACTGCTACTGGTTTTGCTATGAGGCATTTCGCGAGTGGCACTTCACCATCAGTGTGGTAGATACCATTCTGATGAACTTTCAGAGGACGACGGGGCTATTCAACTCAATACTCTGGACGAAGCTCTTTAGTGTGCTGTTCCTTGGACTTTCATGCTTGGGAACACGAGGAGTTAAGGAGGAGAAAATTACTTGGGCTAAGATTTGGACGGTATTAGCCATTGGATTTGTATTCTTCTTCCTTAATTGGTGGCTATTAGCTCTGCTCTTTAGTAGTGTAGGGAATGCTTCACTTTATATCTTCACACTCTCTGTCGGATATATTTGCCTACTGATGGGTGGAGTCTGGATGAGCAGATTGCTAAAGAACAACCTAATGGACGATGTCTTCAACATCGAGAATGAGAGCTTTCAGCAGGAGACTAGGCTAATGACCAATGAGTATTCGGTCAATCTGCCCACTCGTTTCTATTACAAGAAGAAATGGAACAATGGTTGGATCAACATCGTTAACCCATTTCGTGCTTCTATGGTGCTGGGGACTCCCGGGTCGGGTAAGT
Proteins encoded in this window:
- a CDS encoding DUF4141 domain-containing protein; its protein translation is MKQKLLILMCALAFLGIRAEAQWVVTDPTNFAGNIANTIKEITTASKTVKNTLDNFKEVEKLYNESKQYYDALKKVNNLIGDAYKVKETILMVGDISEIYVTSFKKMLNDPNFRPAELAAMASGYTKLLELSGESLRELKNVAKSNVFSMNDHERMQMIDQIYNTVREYRSIVSYYTRKNISVSYIRAKQKGQLNQMLSLYGTGDARYW
- a CDS encoding TraG family conjugative transposon ATPase, producing the protein MRNSSKISTLESKFPLLSVEHGCIVSKDADITVAFRVALPELFTITSVEYESMHSAWHKAIKVLPNYTIVHKQDWFIKENYQQELTNRQGGEYLTFLSRASERHFNERPFLNHSSYLFLTKTNRQRMQRQSNFSTLCRGHILPKEISDKEEVTKFLEAVDQFERIINDSEQIKLTRLTEEEIVGSEHHYGLLDCYFSLNGDSNPSLQDIRLGADQVRVGDNILCLHTLSDTDDLPTSVSTDSRYERLSTDRSDCRLSFAAPVGLLLSCNHIYNQYLFIEDSDENLQRFEKSARNMHSLGRYSRSNQINEEWIQEYLNVAHSQGLTSIRAHFNVLAWSDDPEELRHIKNDVGSALALMECKPRHNTIDTATLYWAGMPGNSADFPSEESFYTFIEPALCFFTAETNYKDSLSPFGIKMADRLSGKPIHLDISDLPMKKGITTNRNKFILGPSGSGKSFFTNHMVRQYYEQGAHVLLVDTGNSYQGLCTLIHQKTKGKDGIYFTYTDEHPISFNPFYTDDNVFDVEKRESISTLLLTLWKSSDERITKTEAGELGSAVNAYIEFIKVSHNHTPCFNGFYEFLRDSYREELNQRDIKVTREDFNVDNLLITLKQYYKGGRYDFLLNSDKNIDLLSKRFIVFEIDAVKDNKDLFPVVTIIIMEAFINKMRRLKGIRKMILIEEAWKAIASASMADYIKYLYKTVRKFYGEAIVVTQEVDDIIQSPIVKESIINNSDCKILLDQRKYMTKFDGIQEMLGLSEKEKGQILSINMNNDPNRLYKEVWIGLGGVQSAVYATEVSMEEYLTYTTEELEKVEVMKRAEQLGGDIEVAIRQLAQEKREKN
- a CDS encoding DUF4133 domain-containing protein, coding for MAEWEINKGVGRNVEFKGLKAQYLFLFAGGLLGTFIVVVILYLIGVNQMVCLGIGLVGATIVVWQTFAMNRKYGQYGLMKRSAIKSHPRYLINRRSVAYLFRNLKLIQLHR
- a CDS encoding DUF4134 domain-containing protein, whose amino-acid sequence is MKRKKLMLALLLIAGTTIGAYAQGNGMAGINEATKMVTSYFDPATKLIYAIGAVVGLIGGVKVYNKFSSGDPDTSKTAASWFGACIFLIVAATILRSFFL
- a CDS encoding DUF3408 domain-containing protein; this translates as MGTIKEERDALLERKLKEMGEMGSSPHTIDKSPFFDPPNEVFFKYQDEQQDSVHSSLSIEEEIEDSMIPTGISEEVEDEVETIVQEKTKKPPQLKRSVTQRKADFSEYQKRFLALNVFEKRTQFTVNKETTDLMRIILQDLGCKTTLTAYIENILRDHIREYRDLINQVTAKRRRKETIPE
- a CDS encoding ParA family protein is translated as MEKENKYYKPIYLGFASQKGGVGKSTLAEVLAAILYYEKGIDLIVVDCDGTQTSFKKLRDRDRALIEEDPQIAESIHAHFERFQRPSYRIIAAEPKDALRLVNSTLNGMGSSLPDMVIFDFPGHSSTKELLELSIQMDFIICPIEADVQSLTSSLAYAKTIRDIGVSTSSVRIQDIILVWNKVDRRARSLIIDEYTKYVKEIGLSLFDAQLYSSVKFSRELGQAGVKEVFRCSYLPPQPKLRIGTGLDEWVPELLQRIGLVTKSAE
- the mobB gene encoding conjugal transfer protein MobB — protein: MIAKISATANLGGTLGYNFRKVEQMEATVLLANGLYQQSGQPYTMEQVLEDMQLAIPDRCRTKKVVFHCSLNPHPDEHLDDDTLRAIAQEYMEELGYGEQPYIVFKHSDIAREHIHIVSLRVDSGGQKVNDRFEKWRSKRITTALEEKYSLISSSKKSVKEEKPALPMAVDINQGDIKQQIEGVMQFVLKHYTFQSLGELNAALAPYQLSAEEVKREYRGKQYDGVVYAPTDSKGNKVGTPIHASEIGRGVGYDALERRMEQSKSLIATHLGTVRGRLLEVMRSSPQTIEELQKGLKQVGLRAFIRKNEGGRLYGITCIDDKEGIVVNGSRLGKGYSANVFNTYFANPALNPFLNETLYRIPLAPNPPMEDLINENPPLGGWEESDVIGELIDELPVNRGNDDWKEAAWQRKLRRQNRPRLKGKRR